From Chloroflexota bacterium, a single genomic window includes:
- a CDS encoding alpha/beta hydrolase yields MSAIILQDELVHYEVLGRGRPIIFLHSWVGSWRYWIPSMQAASVNYRTYALDMWGFGDTAKNTSRYMLSQQLRLLKDFIHEMGIGRIAIVGHGLGAIVALMFAEENPTYVDRVMAVGIPLKIAQINPRLAQNSPQELADWLLGSTPDSEAARKEAPKADQNAIYHSFQHLESANISNLPQRLNLPCLLVHGNNDPAIALTDIGTQAMLPAHCHFITLENSGHFPMLDNSSVFNRLMTDFMALPSGESPRSLELKEEWKRRIR; encoded by the coding sequence ATGAGCGCAATTATTTTACAAGACGAGCTAGTCCATTACGAAGTGCTGGGACGCGGACGCCCGATTATCTTTTTACATAGTTGGGTCGGTTCCTGGCGGTATTGGATTCCTTCGATGCAAGCCGCCTCCGTAAACTATCGCACGTATGCACTGGATATGTGGGGCTTTGGTGATACGGCCAAGAATACCAGCCGCTATATGCTCTCACAACAATTGCGCTTACTCAAAGATTTTATTCATGAGATGGGGATTGGGCGTATCGCCATCGTCGGACATGGCCTGGGAGCCATTGTGGCACTTATGTTTGCCGAGGAAAACCCCACGTATGTGGACCGCGTAATGGCTGTAGGCATCCCGCTGAAAATAGCGCAAATCAACCCGCGCTTAGCACAGAATTCGCCCCAAGAATTGGCAGATTGGCTGCTGGGGTCTACCCCCGATTCCGAAGCCGCCCGCAAAGAAGCGCCCAAAGCCGATCAGAATGCCATCTATCACTCCTTTCAGCATCTCGAAAGCGCCAATATTTCTAACCTGCCGCAGCGCCTCAATTTGCCCTGTCTGCTGGTGCATGGAAACAACGATCCTGCAATTGCCCTGACGGACATCGGCACACAGGCCATGCTGCCTGCTCACTGTCATTTTATTACACTCGAAAATAGTGGTCACTTCCCCATGCTGGATAATTCCAGCGTATTCAATCGGCTAATGACCGATTTCATGGCGCTCCCCTCGGGCGAAAGCCCGCGTTCATTGGAACTAAAAGAAGAATGGAAACGACGAATTCGTTAA
- a CDS encoding response regulator, producing the protein MAKILIAEDELDIRNLITFTLHSVGHEIIAATNGAEALEKAIEMAEQNDLPDLILMDVRMPRMTGYEACKGMKENPRLANIPVAFLSAKGQESEVKEGFEVGAIDYIIKPFAIDQLIKKVTQILQQVGA; encoded by the coding sequence ATGGCAAAAATCCTTATCGCAGAAGATGAGCTGGATATTCGAAATCTGATTACCTTCACGCTGCACTCCGTTGGACACGAAATTATCGCCGCGACCAACGGCGCCGAAGCTCTGGAAAAAGCCATCGAAATGGCTGAGCAGAATGATTTGCCCGATTTAATTCTCATGGATGTCCGTATGCCGCGCATGACCGGCTATGAAGCATGCAAGGGTATGAAAGAAAACCCTCGATTAGCTAATATACCGGTTGCATTTCTCTCGGCAAAAGGCCAGGAATCCGAAGTTAAAGAAGGTTTTGAGGTTGGCGCGATTGATTATATTATCAAGCCATTCGCGATTGACCAGCTTATCAAAAAAGTTACTCAAATTTTACAACAGGTTGGCGCCTAA